TTGTGGCCTACAACGACGACATCGCGGCGATCGTGCTGAGCGCCGCGTTGCGGTCGGCCATCCCCGTCCCCGAACGCCTCGCGATCGTCGGCCACGACGACACCCCGCTCGCCGCTCTTCTCGTACCGTCGCTCTCTACGGTGCGAGTCGACAACGCGGGGCTCGGTCGGTTCCTGGCCGAGCTCGCTCTCAGCGCAGCGACCGGCTCCGCTCCGCCGCTCGCCGGCCCCGAGACCGACGCCTACCTCGTGGTCCGCGAGACGACCTAGAGGTCCCGATGGCGCTGGGCACCAGTGCTGCGGGCAAAAGAAAACCCCTGCTATGCAGGGGTTCTCATGGCGGTGACGGTGGGATTTGAACCCACGGTAGGGGGTTACCCTACACAACTTTTCGAGAGTTGCACCTTCGGCCGCTCGGACACGTCACCGCCGAAGAGTTTACGTCACGCCGCGCGGCATCGCGAATCGGCGCCGCAGGCGGTCTCCGTCATCAAGAACGGAGACGGATGCCGCCGCCCGCGGGCTGCGGCATCCCTCCGCTCTCTCGACGTGGAGACGGTGCGCTCACCGGCCCTGGCATGCCGCGCGGGCCCACTGCCAGACTGACGGCATGAGCGTGATCGAGAACTCGAAGGTGACCGTCGTCGGAGCGGGAAGCGTCGGCTCGAGCGCCGCGTACGCCGCGCTTATCCGCGGGTCGGCACGCCACGTCGCCCTCTACGACATCGCGACCGAGAAGGTCGAGGCCGAAGTGCTCGACCTCGCGCACGGCACGCAGTTCACGGGGTCGAGCGACATCATCGGGGGCAGCGACCTCTCGGTCGTCGAAGGCTCGCACGTCGTCGTCATCACGGCCGGCGCCAAGCAGAAGCCGGGTCAGACGCGCATCGAACTCGCCGGTGTCAATGCCGGCATCATCCGCTCGATGATGCCGCAGCTCCTCGAGGCTGCGCCCAACGCCGTCTACGTCATCGTGACGAACCCGTGCGACGTGCTCACGGTGCTCGCGCAGGAGGCGACGGGGCTTCCGCCCGAGCGGATCTTCGCGTCGGGCACCGTGCTCGACACCTCTCGCCTCCGCTGGCTGCTCGGGAAGCGCGCGGGCGTCTCGACGAGCAGCGTACACGCCTACATCGTCGGCGAGCACGGTGACACCGAGTTCCCCATGTGGTCGGCCGCGACGATCGGCACGGTGCCGATCCTCGAATGGAAGAACCACGGACACCCGCCGATGACGGTCGACGAGCTCGACGCGATCGCCGTCGACGTACGGGACGCCGCGTACAAGGTCATCCAGGGCAAGGGCGCGACCAACTACGCGATCGGCCTGTCGACGGCGCGGATCATCGAAGCGATCCTCAACGACGAGCACGCGGTCATGCCGGTGTCGACGGTGCTGAACGACTTCCACGGCGTCGACGGCGTGGCGCTGTCGGTGCCGTCGATCGTCAGCGC
This genomic interval from Microbacterium sp. 4R-513 contains the following:
- a CDS encoding L-lactate dehydrogenase, whose amino-acid sequence is MSVIENSKVTVVGAGSVGSSAAYAALIRGSARHVALYDIATEKVEAEVLDLAHGTQFTGSSDIIGGSDLSVVEGSHVVVITAGAKQKPGQTRIELAGVNAGIIRSMMPQLLEAAPNAVYVIVTNPCDVLTVLAQEATGLPPERIFASGTVLDTSRLRWLLGKRAGVSTSSVHAYIVGEHGDTEFPMWSAATIGTVPILEWKNHGHPPMTVDELDAIAVDVRDAAYKVIQGKGATNYAIGLSTARIIEAILNDEHAVMPVSTVLNDFHGVDGVALSVPSIVSASGAMPIRETRFSPSELGLLRRSADALRDVATSLRA